The Vibrio astriarenae genome contains a region encoding:
- the priB gene encoding primosomal replication protein N yields MTNRMELSGTIVKPPIRSKSPSGIEHCRFWLEHRSTVIEADLPRQVFCRMPIVVSGTRSQTLTQNLVQGSSIKVSGFVAYQTGRNGLGKLVLHADNITQI; encoded by the coding sequence ATGACCAATCGGATGGAGCTGAGTGGCACTATTGTCAAGCCGCCTATTCGATCAAAAAGCCCCAGTGGCATTGAACACTGTCGATTTTGGTTAGAGCATCGCTCAACCGTTATTGAAGCTGACCTACCGAGACAAGTTTTTTGTCGTATGCCGATAGTAGTTAGCGGGACGAGGTCACAAACATTAACTCAGAATTTAGTTCAAGGCAGTAGCATTAAGGTAAGCGGTTTTGTCGCTTATCAAACCGGCCGAAATGGTTTGGGAAAATTGGTGCTTCATGCCGACAACATTACTCAAATTTAA
- the rpsF gene encoding 30S ribosomal protein S6, which translates to MRHYEIVFMVHPDQSEQVAGMIERYTGTITEAGGTIHRLEDWGRRQLAYPINKLHKAHYVLMNVEADQAVIDELETAFRFNDAVLRNMIMRTKTAITEQSIMLKQKEERAERAPRREERAEAKPEAAAE; encoded by the coding sequence ATGCGTCATTACGAAATCGTATTCATGGTGCACCCTGATCAAAGCGAGCAAGTTGCTGGCATGATCGAGCGTTACACTGGTACTATCACTGAAGCTGGCGGTACTATCCACCGTCTAGAAGACTGGGGTCGTCGTCAACTGGCTTACCCAATCAACAAGCTTCACAAAGCTCACTACGTTCTAATGAACGTTGAAGCTGACCAAGCTGTAATCGATGAGCTAGAAACTGCTTTCCGTTTCAACGATGCAGTTCTACGTAACATGATCATGCGTACTAAAACAGCTATCACTGAGCAGTCTATCATGCTTAAGCAGAAAGAAGAGCGTGCAGAGCGTGCTCCTCGTCGCGAAGAGCGTGCTGAAGCTAAGCCAGAAGCAGCTGCTGAGTAA
- the tuf gene encoding elongation factor Tu translates to MSKEKFERTKPHVNVGTIGHVDHGKTTLTAAICTTLAKVYGGEAKDFASIDNAPEERERGITIATSHVEYDTPSRHYAHVDCPGHADYVKNMITGAAQMDGGILVVAATDGPMPQTREHILLGRQVGIPYIIVFMNKCDMVDDEELLELVEMEVRELLSEYEFPGDDLPVIQGSALGALNGEKQWEDKIVELAEALDSYIPEPERAVDQPFLLPIEDVFSIQGRGTVVTGRIERGILTVGDEVEIVGIKDTTTTTCTGVEMFRKLLDEGRAGENVGALLRGTKRDEVERGQVLAAPGSINPHTKFESEVYVLSKDEGGRHTPFFKGYRPQFYFRTTDVTGDIQLPEGVEMVMPGDNVQMTVELIAPIAMDEGLRFAIREGGRTVGAGVVAKIFD, encoded by the coding sequence GTGTCTAAAGAAAAATTTGAACGTACGAAACCGCACGTTAACGTTGGTACTATCGGCCACGTTGACCACGGTAAAACAACTCTAACTGCTGCAATCTGTACTACTCTAGCTAAAGTGTACGGCGGTGAAGCGAAAGACTTCGCATCTATCGATAACGCTCCAGAAGAGCGTGAGCGCGGTATCACAATCGCTACTTCTCACGTAGAGTACGACACTCCATCACGTCACTACGCACACGTAGACTGTCCAGGACACGCGGATTATGTTAAGAACATGATCACAGGTGCTGCACAGATGGACGGTGGTATCCTAGTTGTTGCTGCAACTGACGGCCCAATGCCTCAGACTCGTGAGCACATCCTACTAGGCCGTCAGGTTGGTATCCCATACATCATCGTATTCATGAACAAATGTGACATGGTTGACGATGAAGAGCTACTAGAACTAGTAGAAATGGAAGTTCGTGAACTTCTTTCTGAGTACGAATTCCCAGGTGATGACCTACCAGTAATCCAAGGTTCAGCTCTTGGCGCACTAAACGGTGAGAAGCAATGGGAAGACAAGATCGTTGAGCTAGCAGAAGCTCTAGATTCTTACATCCCAGAGCCAGAGCGTGCTGTAGACCAGCCGTTCCTACTACCAATCGAAGACGTATTCTCAATCCAAGGTCGTGGTACAGTTGTAACTGGTCGTATCGAGCGCGGTATCCTAACTGTAGGTGACGAAGTAGAAATCGTTGGTATCAAAGACACTACTACTACTACATGTACTGGTGTTGAAATGTTCCGTAAGCTTCTTGACGAAGGTCGTGCTGGTGAGAACGTTGGTGCACTTCTACGTGGTACTAAGCGTGACGAAGTTGAGCGTGGTCAAGTTCTTGCAGCTCCTGGCTCAATCAACCCACACACTAAGTTCGAGTCTGAAGTATACGTACTTTCTAAAGACGAAGGCGGCCGTCACACTCCTTTCTTCAAAGGCTACCGTCCACAGTTCTACTTCCGTACAACTGACGTAACAGGTGACATCCAGCTTCCAGAAGGCGTAGAAATGGTAATGCCAGGCGATAACGTTCAAATGACTGTTGAACTAATCGCTCCTATCGCTATGGACGAAGGTCTACGTTTCGCAATCCGCGAAGGTGGCCGTACTGTAGGTGCTGGTGTTGTTGCTAAGATCTTCGACTAA
- the fusA gene encoding elongation factor G — protein MARKTPIERYRNIGIVAHVDAGKTTTSERILFYTGLSHKIGEVHDGAATMDWMEQEQERGITITSAATTTFWRGMEAQFPDHRVNIIDTPGHVDFTIEVERSLRVLDGAVVVFCGSSGVEPQSETVWRQADKYHVPRMVFVNKMDRAGADFLRVVDQIKNRLGANPVPIQLNVGAEEDFKGVIDLIKMKMINWNEEDQGTTFTYEEIPADMQELAEEWRNNLVESAAEATEELMDKYLEEGELSEAEIKEALRIRTLNNEIVLATCGSAFKNKGVQAVLDAVVEYLPSPIDVPAIKGIDDNENEVERHADDNEPFAALAFKIATDPFVGTLTFMRVYSGVVNSGDAVYNSVKQKKERFGRIVQMHSNKRDEIKEVRAGDIAAAIGLKDVTTGDTLCDANHKVILERMEFPDPVIQIAVEPRSVADQEKMAIALGKLAAEDPSFRVETDDETGQTLISGMGELHLDIIVDRMKREFSVDCNVGKPQVAYRETIRGTAEVEGKFVRQSGGRGQYGHVWIKLEPSEPGEGFVFVDEIVGGVVPKEYISSVSKGIEEQMNSGVVAGYPVLDVKATLFDGSYHDVDSNEMAFKIAGSMAFKKGSQEAQPVLLEPMMNVEVTTPEDWMGDVVGDLNRRRGLIEGMEEGVAGIKIIRAQVPLSEMFGYATDLRSATQGRASYSMEFNEYAEVPKNFADKIIAERGY, from the coding sequence GTGGCTCGCAAAACACCAATCGAGCGCTACCGTAATATCGGTATTGTTGCTCACGTAGACGCTGGTAAAACAACCACCAGTGAACGTATTCTGTTCTACACAGGCCTTTCTCACAAAATTGGCGAAGTGCACGATGGTGCAGCGACAATGGACTGGATGGAACAAGAGCAGGAGCGTGGTATTACTATCACTTCTGCAGCAACAACAACATTCTGGCGTGGTATGGAAGCGCAATTCCCAGACCACCGTGTCAACATCATTGATACCCCAGGGCACGTAGACTTCACGATCGAAGTTGAACGTTCACTGCGTGTTCTCGATGGTGCGGTTGTTGTGTTCTGTGGTTCGTCAGGTGTTGAACCTCAATCTGAAACCGTATGGCGTCAAGCTGATAAATACCACGTTCCACGTATGGTGTTTGTTAACAAGATGGACCGTGCTGGTGCTGACTTCCTTCGTGTTGTTGATCAAATTAAAAACCGCCTTGGCGCAAATCCAGTGCCTATCCAACTGAACGTTGGCGCGGAAGAAGACTTCAAAGGTGTTATCGACCTTATCAAAATGAAGATGATCAACTGGAATGAAGAAGATCAAGGCACAACCTTCACATACGAAGAGATTCCTGCTGACATGCAAGAACTTGCTGAAGAGTGGCGCAACAACCTTGTTGAGTCAGCTGCTGAAGCAACAGAAGAGTTAATGGATAAGTACCTTGAAGAAGGTGAGCTGTCTGAAGCGGAAATCAAAGAAGCGCTACGTATTCGTACACTAAATAATGAAATTGTACTCGCTACTTGTGGTAGTGCTTTTAAAAACAAAGGTGTTCAAGCTGTACTCGATGCCGTTGTTGAGTATCTGCCTTCTCCAATCGATGTTCCTGCTATTAAAGGTATCGATGACAACGAAAACGAAGTTGAACGTCACGCTGACGACAACGAACCGTTTGCCGCTCTTGCATTTAAGATCGCAACAGACCCATTTGTAGGCACACTGACGTTCATGCGTGTTTACTCTGGTGTGGTTAACTCTGGCGACGCAGTGTACAACTCTGTGAAGCAGAAGAAAGAACGCTTTGGTCGTATCGTACAGATGCACTCAAACAAGCGTGATGAAATTAAAGAGGTTCGCGCAGGTGATATTGCAGCAGCAATTGGCCTGAAAGACGTAACGACTGGTGACACTCTGTGTGATGCTAACCACAAGGTTATTCTAGAGCGCATGGAATTCCCAGACCCCGTCATTCAGATTGCTGTAGAGCCACGCTCTGTAGCGGATCAAGAAAAAATGGCTATCGCACTAGGTAAACTAGCTGCGGAAGATCCATCTTTCCGCGTGGAAACGGACGACGAGACAGGTCAGACTCTGATCTCTGGTATGGGTGAACTTCACCTAGATATCATCGTTGATCGTATGAAGCGCGAATTCAGCGTTGATTGTAACGTTGGTAAACCTCAGGTTGCATACCGTGAAACGATCCGTGGCACTGCGGAAGTTGAAGGTAAATTTGTACGTCAATCTGGTGGTCGTGGTCAGTACGGTCACGTTTGGATTAAACTTGAGCCATCTGAACCTGGCGAAGGTTTTGTCTTTGTTGACGAAATTGTGGGTGGTGTGGTTCCTAAGGAATACATCAGCTCGGTATCGAAAGGTATCGAAGAGCAAATGAACAGTGGTGTAGTAGCGGGTTACCCGGTACTCGATGTGAAAGCAACGCTGTTTGATGGCTCTTACCACGATGTTGACTCTAACGAGATGGCATTTAAGATTGCTGGCTCGATGGCATTCAAGAAAGGTTCACAGGAAGCACAACCAGTACTTCTTGAGCCAATGATGAATGTTGAAGTAACTACCCCTGAAGATTGGATGGGTGATGTCGTTGGTGACCTAAACCGTCGTCGCGGCTTGATCGAAGGTATGGAAGAAGGCGTGGCTGGCATTAAGATCATCCGTGCTCAAGTTCCACTATCTGAGATGTTTGGTTACGCAACAGACCTACGTTCTGCAACCCAAGGTCGTGCATCTTACTCTATGGAGTTTAACGAGTACGCTGAAGTACCGAAAAACTTTGCAGATAAGATCATCGCAGAGCGTGGTTACTAA
- the rpsG gene encoding 30S ribosomal protein S7, with translation MPRRRVIGQRKILPDPKFKSELLAKFVNILMVDGKKSTAEKIVYTALDAMAEKSGKDHLAVFEEALENVRPAVEVKSRRVGGSTYQVPVEVRPVRRNALAMRWLVEAARKRGEKSMAQRLAAEMLDASENKGTAVKKREDVHKMADANKAFAHYRW, from the coding sequence ATGCCACGTCGTCGCGTCATCGGTCAGCGTAAGATCCTTCCAGATCCAAAGTTCAAATCTGAACTGCTGGCAAAATTCGTTAACATCCTAATGGTTGACGGTAAGAAATCTACTGCAGAGAAAATTGTTTACACTGCACTAGATGCAATGGCTGAGAAATCTGGTAAAGATCACTTAGCTGTATTTGAAGAAGCTCTTGAAAATGTTCGCCCAGCGGTAGAGGTTAAATCTCGCCGTGTAGGTGGTTCAACTTACCAAGTACCTGTAGAAGTTCGTCCGGTTCGCCGTAACGCACTTGCTATGCGTTGGTTGGTTGAAGCTGCGCGTAAGCGTGGTGAAAAATCTATGGCTCAACGCCTAGCTGCTGAAATGCTAGACGCGTCTGAGAACAAAGGTACAGCTGTTAAGAAACGTGAAGACGTTCATAAAATGGCTGACGCGAACAAAGCGTTCGCACATTACCGCTGGTAA
- the rpsL gene encoding 30S ribosomal protein S12 yields the protein MATINQLVRKPRAKQVVKSNVPALEACPQKRGVCTRVYTTTPKKPNSALRKVCRVRLTNGFEVTSYIGGEGHNLQEHSVVLIRGGRVKDLPGVRYHTVRGALDCAGVNDRKQGRSKYGVKRPKS from the coding sequence ATGGCAACTATTAACCAGTTGGTACGTAAGCCTCGTGCAAAGCAAGTTGTTAAAAGCAACGTGCCTGCACTAGAAGCGTGTCCACAAAAACGTGGTGTATGTACTCGTGTTTACACTACTACACCTAAAAAACCTAACTCGGCACTACGTAAAGTATGTCGTGTACGTCTAACAAACGGTTTCGAAGTAACTTCGTACATCGGTGGTGAAGGTCACAACCTTCAAGAGCACTCAGTTGTTCTAATCCGTGGCGGTCGTGTTAAAGACCTTCCGGGTGTACGTTACCACACAGTACGTGGTGCACTTGACTGTGCTGGCGTAAATGACCGTAAACAAGGTCGTTCTAAGTATGGTGTTAAGCGTCCTAAGTCTTAA
- the tusB gene encoding sulfurtransferase complex subunit TusB gives MLFIVKTLSALTQAQALASHSDAVLLVENAVYSAVSQHHAFPQLKDMTVWVLSEDALARGIESRVSPSVQKVDFDGFVALTVQHEQSITLE, from the coding sequence ATGCTTTTTATTGTTAAAACACTGTCGGCACTGACTCAGGCTCAAGCGTTAGCTAGCCATAGCGATGCTGTTCTGCTGGTGGAAAATGCGGTGTATAGTGCGGTCAGCCAACATCATGCCTTTCCCCAACTCAAAGATATGACTGTCTGGGTTCTTAGCGAAGATGCTTTGGCTCGCGGTATTGAAAGCCGTGTGAGTCCGTCGGTGCAAAAAGTCGATTTTGATGGTTTTGTTGCGCTTACTGTGCAGCACGAACAGTCGATCACCCTCGAATAA
- the tusC gene encoding sulfurtransferase complex subunit TusC, which translates to MKTLGYLFTQAPHMTSGGREGIDALLAASAYCESIKVVFVGDGVLQLLAGQSPDMILSKDYAPMLKLFDLYDIEEVYVCKSSLEQRGCLHADLVIGASLIDANEIRHQLSQCQSVLSF; encoded by the coding sequence TTGAAAACGCTCGGCTACCTATTTACTCAAGCGCCTCACATGACCAGTGGTGGTCGTGAAGGTATTGATGCATTGCTGGCGGCATCCGCTTATTGTGAATCGATTAAAGTTGTTTTCGTTGGCGACGGTGTACTGCAGCTGCTTGCGGGGCAGTCTCCAGACATGATCTTAAGCAAAGACTATGCACCTATGCTTAAACTCTTCGACTTGTATGACATCGAAGAGGTCTATGTGTGTAAGAGCTCATTAGAACAGCGTGGCTGTTTACATGCTGATCTCGTGATTGGTGCGAGTCTCATCGATGCTAATGAGATTCGACACCAACTGTCACAATGTCAATCTGTGCTGAGTTTTTAG
- the tusD gene encoding sulfurtransferase complex subunit TusD: MSSLSYTLVVNSGAYGKQSSRSAYLFAKSLLKQGHTLTSVFFYQDGVHNGSALTVPANDEFDLVKAWQVLAQEHSVRLETCVAAALRRGVLGQSEAEQHGLEQANLAAGFSQAGLGSLAEAMLTQDRVVQF, from the coding sequence TTGAGTTCATTGAGCTACACACTTGTGGTCAATAGTGGTGCGTATGGCAAACAGTCATCGCGCAGCGCCTACTTGTTTGCCAAAAGCCTGCTTAAGCAAGGGCATACTTTGACAAGTGTGTTTTTCTATCAAGATGGTGTCCATAACGGCTCGGCTCTGACTGTTCCGGCAAACGATGAATTTGACTTGGTGAAAGCCTGGCAAGTGCTGGCTCAAGAGCATTCAGTACGTCTCGAGACGTGTGTCGCCGCAGCGTTGAGACGTGGCGTTCTTGGACAAAGTGAAGCTGAACAACATGGCCTAGAGCAAGCTAATTTAGCTGCCGGCTTTTCTCAAGCGGGGCTGGGCAGTCTAGCTGAAGCAATGCTGACGCAAGATAGGGTGGTGCAATTTTGA
- a CDS encoding helix-turn-helix transcriptional regulator, with product MTSTEAINVDALMEMESVNTLPFSEHDQIILKSYEAVVDGIASLIGPFCEIVLHSLENLNTSAIKIANGENTGRQVGSPITDLALKMLKDIEGSERNFSRSYFTRAKGGVLMKSITVAIRNGDNRVIGLLCINVNLDAPFSQVLNSFMPTEEAKQAASSVNFASDVEELVDQTVERTIEEINADKSVSNNTKNRQIVMELYDKGIFDIKDAINRVADRLNISKHTVYLYIRQRKTEDEEI from the coding sequence GTGACATCAACAGAAGCGATTAATGTCGATGCTCTTATGGAAATGGAGTCGGTGAATACACTGCCATTTAGTGAGCATGACCAGATTATCTTGAAGTCTTATGAGGCAGTGGTAGATGGTATCGCAAGCCTGATAGGACCATTTTGTGAAATCGTTTTGCACTCATTGGAAAATCTAAATACCTCGGCGATCAAGATTGCCAATGGTGAAAATACTGGCCGTCAGGTGGGTTCCCCTATTACAGATTTAGCACTGAAAATGCTTAAAGACATTGAAGGTTCAGAGCGAAACTTCTCGCGTTCTTACTTCACTCGAGCGAAAGGTGGCGTTTTGATGAAGTCGATTACGGTTGCAATCCGTAATGGCGACAATCGTGTTATCGGCCTATTGTGTATTAACGTCAATTTAGATGCCCCTTTCTCGCAAGTGTTGAACTCATTCATGCCAACGGAAGAGGCCAAGCAAGCGGCATCATCAGTTAACTTTGCAAGTGATGTAGAAGAGCTGGTGGATCAAACCGTTGAGCGCACCATTGAAGAGATCAATGCAGATAAGTCGGTATCAAATAACACCAAGAACCGTCAAATCGTCATGGAACTTTATGATAAAGGGATCTTTGACATAAAAGATGCAATCAACCGTGTTGCTGATCGTCTGAACATCTCAAAGCACACTGTTTACCTGTATATCCGTCAGCGCAAAACTGAGGATGAAGAGATTTGA
- the fkpA gene encoding FKBP-type peptidyl-prolyl cis-trans isomerase — protein MKSMFKVSLLAATVMLAVGCQKEEEPKVEVAPEAQTEQVQSGAAMSFESDDDKAAYAIGASFASYLSTSIEKPAELGIELKKELVLKGIEDVFTAESVLSEEETRAALESLDKRVAETLEAQAAEQAAETQQAGDDFRAEFEKEDGVVKTDSGLLYQVLTPAEGDKPAETATVEVHYKGTLIDGTQFDSSYDRGESATFPLNRVIEGWTEGVQLMPVGSKFKFVIPPELAYGDQDTPTIPANSTLIFEVELVQIVEAAQ, from the coding sequence ATGAAATCGATGTTTAAAGTTTCACTGCTTGCAGCGACAGTAATGCTAGCAGTTGGTTGCCAAAAAGAAGAAGAACCAAAAGTTGAAGTTGCGCCAGAAGCGCAAACTGAGCAAGTGCAATCAGGCGCTGCAATGAGCTTTGAATCTGACGATGACAAAGCAGCATACGCAATCGGTGCTTCTTTCGCGTCTTACCTTTCAACCAGCATTGAGAAACCAGCAGAGCTAGGTATCGAACTGAAAAAAGAGTTGGTACTGAAAGGTATTGAAGACGTATTTACAGCAGAGTCTGTGCTTTCTGAAGAAGAGACTCGTGCAGCGCTAGAGTCTCTAGATAAGCGTGTAGCAGAAACGCTAGAAGCTCAAGCAGCTGAGCAAGCAGCAGAAACACAGCAAGCGGGTGATGATTTCCGTGCTGAGTTTGAGAAGGAAGACGGTGTGGTTAAGACCGACTCTGGTCTACTTTACCAAGTACTAACGCCAGCTGAAGGTGACAAGCCAGCAGAGACGGCAACGGTAGAAGTACACTACAAAGGTACTCTGATCGACGGTACTCAATTTGATAGTTCATACGATCGTGGTGAATCTGCAACATTCCCACTAAATCGTGTGATTGAAGGTTGGACTGAAGGTGTTCAGTTAATGCCTGTAGGTTCTAAATTCAAATTTGTTATCCCACCAGAGCTTGCTTATGGCGATCAAGACACGCCAACAATTCCAGCAAACTCAACACTTATCTTTGAAGTCGAGCTAGTGCAGATTGTCGAAGCCGCTCAATAA
- a CDS encoding WD40 repeat domain-containing protein has protein sequence MSVTRFPTKNIVWISLLALSGCFFGPTQVSQWALEPQGTTSFGLSRDARFALTYSPENQLVLWDLTLDQKLSELGELDQQASRVSKIRISDNGRFAITTSQTNFAVWDLGWTKAEGLWSISDGLIRDADIASNGEQVLLGLTNGKAIYVDLVTGRRIEFLAHNEKVNSVAIAPNGRYALSGGNDYKAYLWDTQSGLVIHTFEHEQRVNRVALQRDGKLGFTSDGGNLAVIWNLKTGEKVSELKSFSRQLIFSSARFSDDGQWLITGTPSGRIAIWDTATGDKIQQMDAQPQKDTRPPRAVVYDAAFNSQQHVVSGTSAGIAEAWEFQP, from the coding sequence TTGTCAGTTACACGATTTCCGACCAAAAACATCGTATGGATCAGCTTATTAGCGCTTAGTGGATGTTTTTTTGGCCCGACACAAGTCTCTCAATGGGCGCTAGAACCACAAGGTACGACTAGCTTTGGCTTAAGTCGCGACGCACGCTTTGCATTAACCTATTCACCAGAAAACCAATTGGTTCTCTGGGATTTAACCTTAGACCAAAAACTATCCGAACTCGGCGAGCTTGATCAGCAGGCCAGTCGCGTCTCGAAAATACGCATTTCTGACAATGGCCGCTTTGCCATCACCACCAGCCAAACCAATTTTGCGGTTTGGGACCTTGGGTGGACAAAAGCAGAGGGCCTGTGGTCCATCTCTGACGGACTCATTAGGGATGCAGATATTGCCAGTAATGGTGAACAGGTACTGCTTGGCCTAACCAATGGTAAAGCCATTTACGTAGACTTAGTCACCGGCAGACGGATAGAGTTCCTTGCGCACAACGAAAAAGTCAATTCAGTTGCGATAGCACCCAATGGTCGGTATGCCTTGTCCGGAGGCAATGACTACAAAGCCTACTTGTGGGACACTCAAAGTGGACTCGTCATCCACACCTTTGAGCACGAGCAAAGAGTCAATCGTGTCGCCCTTCAAAGAGACGGTAAACTTGGATTTACCTCTGATGGAGGCAACTTGGCAGTGATTTGGAATCTGAAAACTGGCGAGAAAGTGAGTGAGCTGAAAAGCTTCTCTCGGCAGTTAATTTTCTCCAGCGCACGTTTTTCTGATGATGGTCAATGGCTTATCACAGGCACTCCGTCTGGTCGTATCGCTATCTGGGATACCGCAACGGGTGACAAAATTCAGCAAATGGATGCGCAGCCACAAAAAGATACTCGCCCTCCTCGGGCTGTGGTGTATGATGCAGCCTTTAATAGCCAGCAACATGTTGTATCAGGTACATCTGCTGGGATAGCAGAAGCATGGGAGTTTCAACCGTAA
- a CDS encoding SlyX family protein produces the protein MSQNSEALEQRVNDLECQLAFQEQTIEELNEALSQQQLLITKMQDQMKYVVGKVKNMDSSNLADPSEETPPPHY, from the coding sequence ATGTCTCAAAACAGTGAAGCACTAGAACAACGCGTCAATGATTTAGAGTGCCAGTTGGCTTTTCAAGAGCAAACCATTGAAGAGCTCAATGAAGCCTTGAGTCAACAGCAGCTTCTCATCACTAAGATGCAAGACCAAATGAAATACGTGGTTGGAAAAGTGAAAAACATGGACAGCTCAAACTTGGCGGATCCATCAGAAGAAACACCACCACCCCATTATTAA
- a CDS encoding DUF2065 domain-containing protein: MSETIWLALGIFLILEGLGPLLAPNGWRKMLLEIISQPEAQLRRIGGCLVVSGLVMVYCFI; this comes from the coding sequence ATGAGTGAAACAATCTGGCTCGCGCTGGGTATCTTTCTGATATTGGAGGGCTTAGGTCCACTATTGGCCCCAAACGGATGGCGTAAGATGTTGCTAGAGATCATTTCTCAGCCGGAAGCTCAGCTGAGAAGAATCGGTGGGTGTTTAGTCGTCAGTGGGCTAGTCATGGTTTACTGCTTTATCTAA
- the hflC gene encoding protease modulator HflC, which produces MRKLMIPVLVVALALLLMSLFVVQEGERGMVIRFGRVLDDNGVSRIYEPGLHFKMPLFDRVKTLDARIQTMEGRTDRFVTSEKKDVLIDTYVKWRISDFGRFYLTTGGGNNLTAEALLERKVMDVLRSEIGAREIKQIVSGPRNQDVLPDSLDDEEVATEAALQALEIDGERDKIMENVLEGTTDSALADLGVEIVDFRMKKINLPDEISESIYRRMRAERESVARRHRSQGREKAEVIRAQAELEVAKVLAEADRTARVTRGQADAEAAKIYSDAYSKDPEFFGFLRSLNAYEKSFSDKSDILVLDPKSDFFQYMNNANGAVQN; this is translated from the coding sequence ATGCGTAAGTTAATGATCCCTGTATTAGTCGTTGCGCTAGCGCTACTCCTGATGTCACTGTTTGTGGTTCAGGAAGGCGAACGTGGAATGGTTATCCGTTTCGGTCGTGTTCTTGATGATAACGGTGTGTCTCGTATCTACGAGCCAGGTCTGCACTTTAAGATGCCACTGTTTGACCGTGTTAAGACGCTTGATGCGCGTATTCAAACAATGGAAGGTCGCACTGACCGTTTCGTAACATCTGAGAAAAAAGACGTTCTTATCGATACTTACGTTAAGTGGCGTATCTCCGATTTTGGTCGTTTCTACCTAACAACAGGTGGCGGTAACAACCTAACAGCAGAAGCACTACTTGAGCGTAAAGTGATGGACGTTCTTCGTTCTGAAATCGGTGCTCGTGAAATCAAGCAAATCGTTTCTGGTCCTCGTAACCAAGATGTACTGCCGGATTCACTAGATGATGAAGAAGTCGCAACAGAAGCAGCACTTCAAGCGCTTGAGATTGATGGTGAGCGCGACAAGATCATGGAAAATGTTCTTGAGGGTACGACTGACAGTGCTTTGGCTGACTTGGGTGTTGAGATTGTTGATTTCCGTATGAAGAAAATCAACCTTCCAGACGAAATCAGTGAGTCAATCTACCGTCGTATGCGCGCAGAGCGTGAGTCGGTTGCTCGTCGTCACCGTTCTCAAGGTCGTGAGAAAGCAGAAGTTATCCGCGCTCAAGCTGAGCTAGAGGTTGCTAAGGTTCTTGCTGAAGCAGATAGAACTGCTCGTGTGACTCGCGGTCAAGCGGATGCGGAAGCTGCGAAGATCTACTCTGATGCATACAGCAAAGATCCTGAATTCTTCGGTTTCCTACGCTCACTAAACGCTTACGAGAAATCATTTAGCGACAAGAGTGATATTCTAGTGTTGGATCCGAAGAGTGACTTCTTCCAATACATGAATAACGCCAATGGCGCAGTGCAAAACTAA